A single Alkalibacter saccharofermentans DSM 14828 DNA region contains:
- the galU gene encoding UTP--glucose-1-phosphate uridylyltransferase GalU has product MKVRKAIIPAAGLGTRFLPATKAMPKEMLPIVDKPTIQYIIEEAIESGIEEILIITGRSKRAIEDHFDKSVELELELKEKNKDELLKLVQDISEMVNINYVRQKEAKGLGHAVLCAKTFVGNEPFAVLLGDDIVYTEDKPALKQLIEVYDKKKASVLGVQSVKHEDVSKYGIVSGEKIGDRLFTVDDLVEKPAPEDAPTNVAILGRYIITPEIFSILEHTGKGAGGEIQLTDALKELAGQEAMFAYDFEGKRYDVGNKQGFLEATVEFALRRDDLKDEFAEYLRGLKI; this is encoded by the coding sequence ATGAAAGTAAGAAAAGCGATAATACCGGCTGCAGGATTGGGAACAAGATTTTTGCCTGCCACCAAGGCAATGCCCAAGGAGATGCTTCCAATAGTAGATAAGCCGACTATCCAGTACATTATTGAAGAAGCAATAGAATCAGGAATCGAAGAGATACTTATAATAACAGGCAGAAGCAAAAGAGCCATAGAAGACCATTTTGACAAATCCGTAGAGCTTGAACTTGAGCTTAAAGAAAAAAACAAGGATGAGCTCTTAAAATTGGTTCAGGATATTTCCGAGATGGTAAACATAAATTATGTCAGGCAAAAAGAAGCTAAAGGTCTGGGACACGCTGTTTTGTGTGCAAAAACCTTCGTAGGCAATGAGCCTTTTGCAGTCTTGCTTGGGGACGATATTGTGTACACTGAAGATAAGCCTGCCCTTAAGCAGCTAATAGAAGTGTATGATAAGAAAAAAGCATCAGTTCTAGGCGTGCAAAGCGTGAAACATGAAGATGTAAGCAAATATGGAATAGTATCAGGTGAAAAAATCGGGGACAGGCTATTTACCGTGGACGACCTGGTGGAAAAGCCTGCACCTGAAGACGCCCCAACTAATGTAGCTATTCTTGGAAGATATATTATAACTCCTGAGATATTTAGTATATTGGAGCACACGGGAAAAGGCGCCGGTGGCGAGATTCAGCTTACCGACGCACTTAAGGAACTTGCCGGACAGGAAGCTATGTTCGCATATGACTTTGAAGGCAAGAGATACGACGTAGGAAACAAGCAGGGGTTCTTGGAAGCGACTGTGGAATTTGCCCTTAGAAGAGACGACCTGAAAGATGAGTTTGCAGAATATCTTAGGGGATTGAAGATATAG
- a CDS encoding MraY family glycosyltransferase — MNHPIVIYLTCLGIAVALTPIVSKLALAIGAVDKPNTRKVHTKLMPTLGGLAIFGAFYIGHLLFEYPHFQFNGIFIGSLIIVATGIIDDKYELSPKAKILAQIAAATVVIFSSQLYFRSIDLPIIGEIRPGYFGYVLTYIWIIGITNAINLIDGLDGLASGVASITFLTMFVLATNMNDYFVMTYALILAGSSTGFLVYNFHPAKIFMGDTGAMFLGYIISVLALMGFKNAMFISFVVPILILGVPVFDTMFAIIRRKLRGQSFAQADKEHLHHLLMSSNASQTKTVLIIYMISALFSAVAIIYSLVSPNVGLIILVLVYIFIEVVAGKMGLLDKYFFPFSKVVKKLNNTSKSKD; from the coding sequence ATGAATCATCCTATAGTGATATACCTGACGTGTCTAGGCATTGCCGTAGCCCTTACCCCAATCGTATCTAAGCTCGCACTGGCTATAGGGGCTGTAGACAAGCCCAACACGAGAAAAGTTCATACTAAGCTGATGCCTACCTTGGGTGGATTGGCCATATTCGGTGCATTTTACATCGGTCACCTTCTGTTTGAATATCCCCACTTTCAGTTCAACGGAATATTCATAGGAAGCCTGATCATTGTTGCTACGGGAATAATAGACGACAAATACGAGCTAAGTCCCAAAGCGAAGATTTTAGCCCAAATTGCTGCAGCTACCGTAGTCATATTCTCTAGTCAGCTTTACTTTAGATCAATCGATCTTCCCATCATAGGGGAGATAAGGCCGGGTTATTTCGGTTACGTACTGACTTATATCTGGATAATAGGCATAACGAATGCCATCAATCTTATAGACGGCTTGGACGGCCTGGCATCGGGAGTGGCGTCGATAACTTTCCTTACGATGTTCGTTCTGGCTACCAACATGAACGACTATTTCGTAATGACATATGCGCTTATACTTGCGGGCAGCAGCACAGGATTTCTCGTCTATAATTTTCACCCTGCGAAGATTTTCATGGGGGATACGGGAGCCATGTTCTTAGGGTACATAATATCGGTATTAGCATTAATGGGCTTTAAGAATGCCATGTTCATATCATTTGTGGTGCCCATACTCATACTGGGAGTGCCGGTTTTTGACACGATGTTTGCCATAATAAGAAGGAAGCTCAGAGGACAGTCTTTTGCCCAAGCGGACAAAGAGCATCTTCATCACCTCTTGATGAGCAGCAACGCGTCTCAGACAAAAACTGTGCTGATAATATATATGATCAGCGCCCTGTTCAGCGCCGTAGCGATAATATATAGCCTGGTTTCACCAAATGTCGGTTTAATAATACTTGTTTTGGTTTATATTTTTATTGAAGTGGTAGCAGGGAAGATGGGGCTTTTGGACAAGTATTTTTTCCCTTTTTCCAAAGTCGTAAAGAAGTTAAACAATACAAGCAAGAGCAAAGACTAA
- the tagD gene encoding glycerol-3-phosphate cytidylyltransferase codes for MRRVLTYGTFDLLHEGHINILKRAKELGDYLIIGLSKDEFNAIKGKEPSYYSYEARKKLLEAIRYVDLVIPEMNWEQKIDDVKKYDVDVFVMGDDWEGKFDFLKEYCEVVYLPRTEGISTTKIKDDLKKKIENLL; via the coding sequence ATGAGAAGAGTACTTACTTACGGGACATTTGATCTTTTGCACGAGGGACACATAAACATATTAAAGAGGGCAAAAGAGCTTGGAGACTACCTAATAATAGGTCTGTCAAAGGACGAATTTAATGCCATCAAGGGCAAGGAGCCTTCATATTACAGCTACGAGGCCAGAAAGAAGCTTTTAGAGGCTATCAGGTATGTGGATCTTGTAATACCTGAAATGAACTGGGAACAAAAGATAGACGACGTGAAGAAATACGATGTTGACGTGTTCGTTATGGGCGACGATTGGGAAGGCAAGTTCGACTTTTTAAAGGAATATTGCGAAGTAGTTTATTTGCCGAGAACCGAAGGCATATCCACTACAAAAATCAAAGATGATTTAAAGAAAAAGATCGAAAATTTGCTTTAA